Part of the Mixophyes fleayi isolate aMixFle1 chromosome 12, aMixFle1.hap1, whole genome shotgun sequence genome is shown below.
GCAAAAACTGTTGTACTTTTGTCCTGATGTTAGACTTTGGTTATAATACATGTAACCCTACCTGGCCTTATAAATGTGACTGTACATTGTGTAGAAAAAAATCGTTGTACGAATATATCTTATTTTTACTTCAAATAGCCTTGTGCAATTACGTAATGAGGACATTGTTATACGTACAAGGTCTTTAGCATACTTTTTGATATATTGGAAGCTTTTCACCAAAGTGTAAAGTACATAAACACGTAATAAAGAATTAATACTGGCACAGGAGAACCAATGAGAAACAGGCCACATTTCTGGTATCCCTTGTGTCGATGTGTACGCTCTCCGTAATCTTGCTTATTGCGATTTGGAAGATCATTAATTCAAAAGGGTCCCATAGAGTTGTGCTTTTGTAAGACTATCTTTCCTAGTTAACCCAATGCTCCCAGTTCTTTGGAATTGCTGGGGCTTCCCATGAAAACTCGCAAGTCCTTGGTCAATGGAAGACTGGAGTAAGTCCGATGCCTCCAAAGGGCTTTGACTAAGAGATTCCGCTGAGCTGTTCGGACTGACGTCAACGTATTCTCTCTTGGCTGCCGCGTTTGTGTCCGCGTTCTTATTCCCTAACTGAACTGACATCCGCTCGCTTTTTTGGTCTCTTGCTTCTTTTGACTTAAAGCTAGATGATAGCATTTCTTGTTTGCAGCTAGCGCTGATGTCGATTTTCAAGCCAGAGTCTGTTCTTAGAAAGCAGGAGTCGCCCATTCTGCTTTGACAAACTTCTTCCCCTTCGGAAAAGCTGTCCTGTTTGTAGCTGGCATACAAGGGGCTCATCCTGCTCTCTAGTTGTTTAACTGGGCTGGGTGCAAAATACTGTTCTGTGAAACTACACTGAGATATTCGTCCATCATTGCTGAAAGAGTATGCACCAATATCCTCTACGCTCAGTTGCCTCCACTGTGTTGGCAAGTCTTCTTCTGACAGCTGGGAGGTCCTACACTCGCTGTGCGACTTGTGAGCACCTAACGTCTGTTGGGTGCGGATTCTGGAGAAGTGAAAAGGTTCCTCCACGTAGGAAGAGGATCTCGTGAAGTTGGGAGACGATGCGTTCTCAGGGCTGCGTTCCATGTGCTGGACAGATAGAGATTTCACAAACCGAGGGCTTGCTGTAGTCTCGTAACCAGTGGTGGATTTCCTCTCAAAAAGGTCATCCCTGTTTCCCATGTAGATGGCCTGCTGCGAGGCTGTTAAAGTGTTGGTCTGGTTGTTCTCTTTCTCTTCTGAAGTAGCGCTGAAGCTGGAGTATGAACTGGACGTCGGTAAGGATGCTACATATTCATTGAAGGCTTCGTGTGAGAAACTGGAGTGGAACCCGTCTTCTACCGTGCTGTCGGTAGAGTTCTGAGATCTTAAGAAGACCTCCTCTTTAACCTGTACGTCAAAGCTTTGCCTCCTATCTCGTCTCCTCTCTTCCGGGCAGTAGAGGGCGGTGTCGCTGCAGTAGATCTCCGGCTTGAACTGCTGCCTCTGGCAGAGTTTCTCTTCGGAGTCTTGACCTCCCTGCTCGTAACTAAGGTCTCTCATTGAAGCGCTTGATAGATGTGAAGACAGGCTGCTGGGATCGGGTTTTTCCAGCACCTTAGCAATGACACAAGTGGGAATGCTATCAGCATATGAGGTGTTAGAGAGGGGCACAGTTAGTTTACACCCATGATTTTCCAAGTGTTCACTTACTCTTTCTTGGAAGTCAGTTGGCAGCTGTAGACAAAAGGAGAAGGTAGGTAATCATTTCAAGCGTTtacattaattatactaatagaacgTCTCTTGGGAGTGTGCctactgaaaacaaatatttcGATTTTTTCAATTAACATTTTTATCGCCTTTAAAAGGTTGTTTTTATAGCCCACACAGTGATGATTAATTTCCTATCTGCTGTTATGTCTCGCGACGTGTGGCCAGGAGACATTCAAGCCCACGTGTTTGGAATCCAGCGCTGCCAGCtcccaaaaatgtattttctgattCATGATATTTAAAACCATCACTAATTAGAGCAGTCTGAAAACACACAGCACTTattcattcatataaaaatattgtttgttgGATTGAACTTTGTCCCATTGCTGatgcattattttgtattttttttatggttaAATTTCGAATGGGTCATTGTACCGATATTTACCGTCACAGTGGGGTTCAGAACTGTC
Proteins encoded:
- the BEGAIN gene encoding brain-enriched guanylate kinase-associated protein isoform X3; this translates as MEKIRVRNSWVPACLWQPKILQDSHAKSSPILWDSSLQDQKEELQKRLSYTTQKLEMLESEFDSTRQYLETELRRAQEELEKVTEKLRRIQTNYLSLQRINSELEEKLHRMGQHYEEEKRALGHEVIALNNHLLEAKVTIDKLSEDNELYRKDCNLASQLLQCSKTYYRAHKLSELPTDFQERVLEKPDPSSLSSHLSSASMRDLSYEQGGQDSEEKLCQRQQFKPEIYCSDTALYCPEERRRDRRQSFDVQVKEEVFLRSQNSTDSTVEDGFHSSFSHEAFNEYVASLPTSSSYSSFSATSEEKENNQTNTLTASQQAIYMGNRDDLFERKSTTGYETTASPRFVKSLSVQHMERSPENASSPNFTRSSSYVEEPFHFSRIRTQQTLGAHKSHSECRTSQLSEEDLPTQWRQLSVEDIGAYSFSNDGRISQCSFTEQYFAPSPVKQLESRMSPLYASYKQDSFSEGEEVCQSRMGDSCFLRTDSGLKIDISASCKQEMLSSSFKSKEARDQKSERMSVQLGNKNADTNAAAKREYVDVSPNSSAESLSQSPLEASDLLQSSIDQGLASFHGKPQQFQRTGSIGLTRKDSLTKAQLYGTLLN
- the BEGAIN gene encoding brain-enriched guanylate kinase-associated protein isoform X1, producing the protein MEKIRVRNSWVPACLWQPKILQDSHAKSSPILWDSSLQDQKEELQKRLSYTTQKLEMLESEFDSTRQYLETELRRAQEELEKVTEKLRRIQTNYLSLQRINSELEEKLHRMGQHYEEEKRALGHEVIALNNHLLEAKVTIDKLSEDNELYRKDCNLASQLLQCSKTYYRAHKLSELPTDFQERVSEHLENHGCKLTVPLSNTSYADSIPTCVIAKVLEKPDPSSLSSHLSSASMRDLSYEQGGQDSEEKLCQRQQFKPEIYCSDTALYCPEERRRDRRQSFDVQVKEEVFLRSQNSTDSTVEDGFHSSFSHEAFNEYVASLPTSSSYSSFSATSEEKENNQTNTLTASQQAIYMGNRDDLFERKSTTGYETTASPRFVKSLSVQHMERSPENASSPNFTRSSSYVEEPFHFSRIRTQQTLGAHKSHSECRTSQLSEEDLPTQWRQLSVEDIGAYSFSNDGRISQCSFTEQYFAPSPVKQLESRMSPLYASYKQDSFSEGEEVCQSRMGDSCFLRTDSGLKIDISASCKQEMLSSSFKSKEARDQKSERMSVQLGNKNADTNAAAKREYVDVSPNSSAESLSQSPLEASDLLQSSIDQGLASFHGKPQQFQRTGSIGLTRKDSLTKAQLYGTLLN
- the BEGAIN gene encoding brain-enriched guanylate kinase-associated protein isoform X2 — protein: MEKISSLQDQKEELQKRLSYTTQKLEMLESEFDSTRQYLETELRRAQEELEKVTEKLRRIQTNYLSLQRINSELEEKLHRMGQHYEEEKRALGHEVIALNNHLLEAKVTIDKLSEDNELYRKDCNLASQLLQCSKTYYRAHKLSELPTDFQERVSEHLENHGCKLTVPLSNTSYADSIPTCVIAKVLEKPDPSSLSSHLSSASMRDLSYEQGGQDSEEKLCQRQQFKPEIYCSDTALYCPEERRRDRRQSFDVQVKEEVFLRSQNSTDSTVEDGFHSSFSHEAFNEYVASLPTSSSYSSFSATSEEKENNQTNTLTASQQAIYMGNRDDLFERKSTTGYETTASPRFVKSLSVQHMERSPENASSPNFTRSSSYVEEPFHFSRIRTQQTLGAHKSHSECRTSQLSEEDLPTQWRQLSVEDIGAYSFSNDGRISQCSFTEQYFAPSPVKQLESRMSPLYASYKQDSFSEGEEVCQSRMGDSCFLRTDSGLKIDISASCKQEMLSSSFKSKEARDQKSERMSVQLGNKNADTNAAAKREYVDVSPNSSAESLSQSPLEASDLLQSSIDQGLASFHGKPQQFQRTGSIGLTRKDSLTKAQLYGTLLN